A genomic segment from Nocardia cyriacigeorgica GUH-2 encodes:
- a CDS encoding oxygenase MpaB family protein, whose translation MDGLNRRNALKAGGILGALGAMAVVSPARAEPWTWSPNGSVAGSGTGADPMTVWDPEADELVAGLIDRGDVPRVNELLRTWTANGQPLPAGLPADLRDFMEYARQMPHWTDPAKLNTAIEFNKKRGLYLGVLYGFASGMMSTVIPKEARAVYYSKGGHDLKDRITKTAKLGYDIGSNNAYAPDGEMVVTCVKTRLVHAAVRHLLPQSPHWVQSAEEDIPISQNDMMVTWHSLPTTVMKHLTNWKVPIPPHESEAFLHSWQVAAHMLGIRDEYIPNSWPEANSQAAQVLDPILAATPEGAKLADRLLGLGANVDFAILSKPVLGSFTRFLLGDRIADGLRIPREPLWDPLLQFSWGPFIAVREGVLTVAPPAADVYWLFDEFLRKGALTYLSELRMPISIEIPTMNRDMSKPHR comes from the coding sequence ATGGATGGACTCAACAGGCGAAATGCGTTGAAGGCCGGTGGGATTCTGGGTGCGCTCGGCGCCATGGCGGTGGTCTCGCCCGCCCGCGCCGAACCCTGGACCTGGTCACCCAACGGTTCGGTCGCCGGATCCGGGACCGGAGCCGACCCGATGACGGTATGGGACCCCGAGGCCGATGAGCTGGTCGCCGGCCTGATCGACCGCGGCGACGTCCCGAGGGTCAACGAACTACTGCGCACCTGGACGGCCAACGGGCAGCCGCTGCCCGCCGGGCTGCCTGCGGACCTGCGCGACTTCATGGAGTACGCCCGGCAGATGCCGCACTGGACCGATCCGGCGAAACTGAACACCGCGATCGAATTCAACAAGAAGCGCGGCCTCTACCTCGGTGTGCTCTACGGATTCGCCAGCGGCATGATGAGCACCGTCATTCCCAAGGAGGCGCGCGCGGTCTACTACTCCAAGGGCGGCCACGACCTCAAAGACCGCATCACCAAGACCGCCAAACTCGGCTACGACATCGGCAGCAACAATGCCTACGCCCCCGACGGGGAAATGGTCGTCACCTGCGTCAAGACCCGGCTCGTGCACGCGGCCGTGCGGCATCTGCTGCCGCAATCGCCGCACTGGGTGCAGTCGGCCGAGGAAGACATTCCGATCAGCCAGAACGACATGATGGTCACCTGGCACAGCCTGCCCACCACCGTCATGAAACACCTGACCAATTGGAAGGTGCCGATCCCGCCGCACGAATCGGAGGCATTCCTGCATTCGTGGCAGGTGGCCGCGCACATGCTGGGCATCCGCGACGAATACATCCCCAATTCCTGGCCGGAAGCCAATTCCCAAGCGGCACAGGTGCTCGACCCGATCCTCGCCGCGACTCCGGAGGGGGCGAAGCTGGCCGATCGGCTGCTGGGGCTGGGCGCCAATGTCGATTTCGCCATTCTCAGCAAGCCGGTACTGGGTTCGTTCACCCGATTCCTGCTGGGCGACCGCATCGCCGACGGGTTGCGCATTCCGCGTGAACCGCTGTGGGATCCGTTGCTCCAGTTCAGCTGGGGCCCGTTCATCGCGGTGCGCGAAGGTGTGCTCACCGTGGCACCCCCGGCGGCGGATGTGTATTGGCTGTTCGACGAATTCCTGCGCAAGGGCGCGCTGACGTATCTGTCCGAACTGCGGATGCCGATCAGCATCGAAATCCCCACCATGAACCGCGATATGAGCAAGCCCCATCGCTGA